Genomic window (Asticcacaulis excentricus CB 48):
GTGGCGGCGTCGGATGCCCGATTCCGCGCGCTGGAGCAGGGCGATGCCGAAGAGGTGGCCCTGTGGATCGACATGGTCAAATGGAGTCTTCAGTCGTTCGAAGGCTTTTATGACGCGCTGAACATCCATTTCGACCTCGTTCTCGGCGAGAGCTTTTACTATCAGGCGGGCGACGCTGTGGTCCAAGCGGCGCTGGCCTCTGGCAAGGCTGTGGTGTTCACTGTGGCCGATGCCGAAGCCGCCATCGCCATCGAAGAGGCGCGTTTTGCCTCCGGTGAGATTGGCGAAATCGAACGCGACACTCTGATCAGGTCGATCCGCAAGGACATTGGCGCGGCGGTCGTCCTGCTCGATAGTAACGAGCGCTTTGTGGTGCGCCGTGCGGACGGACAGAGTATTTATTCGACGCGCGATATGGGCGCGATCCAACTGCGCTCGCAGATGTTCGACCCGACCGATGTCTTTTACGTCGTGGGTCAGGAGCAGCAGGTGCACTTCAACCGCCTGTTTCGCTCGGCCTATGCGACAGGGATTGCCGATGCCGCGAAGACCGCGTTTCAGCACGTCTATTTCGGCTTCTACGTTGATGCTAAAACGGGCAAGAAGCTGTCGTCGCGTCAGTCGGTGTCGAACGTCATCGGCCTGTTGTCGGCGGCGCAGGTCTATTTCCGCAACCGCCTGTCCGACCGGGTGGATTCTGATGAGGCCGAACTGAGCCGCGCGGCGCAGGAACTGGCCATCGGTTCTATCGTGTTTAATGACCTAAAGCAGGACCTGAAAGGCGCGGTGGAAATCGACGCCTCGGACATGGATGCCACCATCGCCGGGTTCGAGCGCTCAGGCGGGGCCTATGTCGTTTATGCGGCGTGTCGGGCACGCAGTATTTTGCGCAAAAACGACGGCGGCACGGCGAATATAGACGGGGTGAGCTATGAGATCGATGCACAAGAAGCCGACCTGCTTCTGAAGGTGCAGCAGATCCCGCAAAAGGTGGTGGCGGCGGCCAAAGCCGCCAATCCATCGGTGCTGGTGCGTCATCTGATGGACGTCGCGGCGATCTATAATTCCTACTACACCCGCGTGCCGGTGATCAGCGATGGGGTGGCCAACCCGGCGCGCCTGATGATCACGCAAGCTGTGCAGGTCGCCCTGACCCGCGCCCTTTCGATCTGCCATATCGAGTGTCCTGAGGCGATCTGATAAAAAAGCCGCCGAAGGAGACCTCGGCGGCTTTTCTTGAGAACCCGTCTGACTCAGGCGGCAATGACGTCCGCTGGGGCCGTGCTTCGGATTAGGTGATCAAAGGCTGACAGGGAGGCCTTGGAGCCTTCGCCCATAGCGATGATGATCTGTTTGTACGGCACGGTGGTGCAGTCGCCCGCTGCGAAAACGCCCGGCAGTGAGGTCTCCCCCTTGGCATTCACCTCGACCTCGCCGTGCTTCGACAGGGCAAGTGTGCCTTTCAGCCATTCGGTGTTGGGCACCAGACCAATCTGCACAAAGATGCCTTCCAGTTCGATGTCGTGCGCTACGTCGTGCAGGCGGTCCTTATACCTCAGACCCGTTACCTTGCTGCCGTCGCCCGTGACCTCGGTCGTCTGGGCATTGGTCAGCACCTTGACGTTCGGCAGGCTATAGAGCTTGCGTTGCAGGACCGCGTCGGCGCGCAGTTCGGCCGCGAACTCCAGCAGGGTTACTTCGGCGACGATGCCGGCCAGATCAATGGCCGCCTCGACGCCTGAATTGCCGCCACCTATGACGGCCACGCGCTTGCCCTTGAACAACGGGCCGTCGCAATGTGGGCAGTACGCCACGCCCTTGTTTTTGTACTCGGTTTCACCGGGCACGTTCATATTGCGCCAGCGGGCACCGGTCGAAAGGATGACGGTGCGCGACTTTACCGAAGCGCCGCTTTGCAGCTTCACCTCGATCAGGCCGCCGGGCGTGGCCGCCGGTATCAGTTGTGTCGCAGTCTGGAGATTCATGATATCGACCTCATAGTCCTTGACATGCTGCTCCAGCGCGGTGGCGAGCTTCGGGCCTTCGGTGTGGGGCACAGAGATGAAGTTCTCGATATCCATGGTGTCGAGCACCTGACCGCCAAAGCGCTCGGCCACGACACCGGTGCGGATGCCTTTGCGCGCGGCGTAGATGGCGGCCGAGGCGCCGGCGGGGCCGCCGCCGACGACCAGGACGTCGAATTCCGACTTGGCGCTGATCTTTTCGGCTTCACGCGATTGCGCCCCGGTGTCGAGCTTAGCCAGAATTTGCTCCAGCCCCATTCGGCCCTGACCAAAGGGCTGACCGTTCAGCAGAATGGTCGGCACAGCCATGACCTGACGCTTTTCGACCTCGTCCTTAAAGAGTGCGCCGTCGATGGCGACGTGCTTTATCTTCGGGTTCAGGACGCTCATCAGGCTCAGCGCCTGCACCACGTCGGGGCAGTTCTGGCACGATAACGAGAAATAGGTTTCAAAGTGCAGTTCGCCTTCGATATCGAGCGCCTTGACCTGCTCAATTACCTCGGCTTCGACTTTGGGCGGGTGGCCGCCGACCCACAGGAGCGCCAGCACGAGAGAGGTGAACTCATGGCCCATGGGCAGGCCGGCAAAGGTCACGGCGACCTCAGGGCTGCCGCTGCGAACGATATCGAAGGAAGGCACGCGTTCGCCTCCGGACGAGACGGTCAGGGTTACCTTGGTTGAGGCGGCCACTATGTCTTCAAGCAGATCGACCAACTCGCGAGACTTTGGCTGATCATCGGTGTGGGCCACCAGTTCGATCGGTGTGCGCAGGTTTTCGAGATAGGCCTTCAGTTGGGCCTTCATGCCGTCGTCAAGCATGGCGTACTCCGTATATTGTCGTGAAAATCATTGTCTATATGCGGGCTCCGCAGAGCCTGGATATGGAGAATAATGCTGGCAAAGCCAGCTCACTTGGAATGCGAAAAGTCTCGAACGGTGGCCCTTGAGAGACTTTCCTTCAAACTGTAGGGGAAATGAGGGGAGGCGGGCCTCCCCTCATGACCAGACTAGATCTTCCCAACAAGGTCCAGCGACGGAGCCAGGGTCTTTTCACCCTCTTCCCACTTGGCCGGGCACACTTCGCCGGGGTGCGAAGCGACGTACTGAGCGGCCTTCACCTTGCGGAACAGCTCGGTGGCGTTGCGGCCCACGCCTTCCGAGGTGATTTCCATGAACTGGATGATGCCTTCGGGATCGACGAGGAAGGTGGCGCGGTCGGCCAAGCCGACGCCCGGACGCATCACGTCGAAATTGTTAGTGATGGTGCCCGACTGGTCACCGACCATGTAGTAGTTGATCTTGCCGATGGCGGGCGAGGTGTCATGCCAGGCCTTGTGCGAGAAGTGCGTGTCGGTCGATACCGAATAGACTTCGACGTTCAGCTTTTGCAGGTCCGGATAAATGCCGGCCAGGTCCTCCAGCTCGGTCGGGCAGACAAAGGTAAAGTCGGCCGGGTAGAAGAAGAAGATCGACCACTTGCCCTTGGTGTCGGCATCCGAAATATCGACGAACTTGCCTTCCTTGTACGCGGTGGCTTTGAAGGGCTTGATCGGGGTATTGATGAGGGCCATTGGGGAAATCCTTTCATGAAATGGACGATGCTGTATTCCCCATTTTGGTTCAGAAAACAAATCTATAATTTTTATACTTTGGATAAATTTAACTTATTGGCGGCTATGATCCCGGTGTCACGCCCGACATCCATGTGGCCCTTTTGTCGCAATAAGGCCATTAGCTTGTCATCACTGTAAAAATCTGTAAAAGATCGGTAGCGTGGACAGCGCTGTCATGTTAGCGCTATCCAACAATAAGCGACTCAAGTCGCAA
Coding sequences:
- the argS gene encoding arginine--tRNA ligase encodes the protein MNALAEVNSSRLSEVNAFVARYRRERAAAASVAFDTYPLPQLEKRISDALSAKVGYELDIKFDLIDRAKMGGDIALRFPQLLKDGGPKGFMANHLPWIVDILNGSCFADAIAKLETKGMYINLTLSDGWMLNGAQAVTEIGARFGDSDALMGRSAVVDYSSPNVAKTLHAGHIRSTIVGHVLSNLWERSGADTFRVNHINDFGGFGFMLEGYRRFGTLFPADFVDNDKLLEIYKIRRSVERILESGKASDEWDAEDAAIAARYFHSATSLELLKSSFAEYVAASDARFRALEQGDAEEVALWIDMVKWSLQSFEGFYDALNIHFDLVLGESFYYQAGDAVVQAALASGKAVVFTVADAEAAIAIEEARFASGEIGEIERDTLIRSIRKDIGAAVVLLDSNERFVVRRADGQSIYSTRDMGAIQLRSQMFDPTDVFYVVGQEQQVHFNRLFRSAYATGIADAAKTAFQHVYFGFYVDAKTGKKLSSRQSVSNVIGLLSAAQVYFRNRLSDRVDSDEAELSRAAQELAIGSIVFNDLKQDLKGAVEIDASDMDATIAGFERSGGAYVVYAACRARSILRKNDGGTANIDGVSYEIDAQEADLLLKVQQIPQKVVAAAKAANPSVLVRHLMDVAAIYNSYYTRVPVISDGVANPARLMITQAVQVALTRALSICHIECPEAI
- the ahpF gene encoding alkyl hydroperoxide reductase subunit F — its product is MLDDGMKAQLKAYLENLRTPIELVAHTDDQPKSRELVDLLEDIVAASTKVTLTVSSGGERVPSFDIVRSGSPEVAVTFAGLPMGHEFTSLVLALLWVGGHPPKVEAEVIEQVKALDIEGELHFETYFSLSCQNCPDVVQALSLMSVLNPKIKHVAIDGALFKDEVEKRQVMAVPTILLNGQPFGQGRMGLEQILAKLDTGAQSREAEKISAKSEFDVLVVGGGPAGASAAIYAARKGIRTGVVAERFGGQVLDTMDIENFISVPHTEGPKLATALEQHVKDYEVDIMNLQTATQLIPAATPGGLIEVKLQSGASVKSRTVILSTGARWRNMNVPGETEYKNKGVAYCPHCDGPLFKGKRVAVIGGGNSGVEAAIDLAGIVAEVTLLEFAAELRADAVLQRKLYSLPNVKVLTNAQTTEVTGDGSKVTGLRYKDRLHDVAHDIELEGIFVQIGLVPNTEWLKGTLALSKHGEVEVNAKGETSLPGVFAAGDCTTVPYKQIIIAMGEGSKASLSAFDHLIRSTAPADVIAA
- the ahpC gene encoding alkyl hydroperoxide reductase subunit C, translating into MALINTPIKPFKATAYKEGKFVDISDADTKGKWSIFFFYPADFTFVCPTELEDLAGIYPDLQKLNVEVYSVSTDTHFSHKAWHDTSPAIGKINYYMVGDQSGTITNNFDVMRPGVGLADRATFLVDPEGIIQFMEITSEGVGRNATELFRKVKAAQYVASHPGEVCPAKWEEGEKTLAPSLDLVGKI